Proteins from a genomic interval of Capsicum annuum cultivar UCD-10X-F1 chromosome 4, UCD10Xv1.1, whole genome shotgun sequence:
- the LOC107867760 gene encoding 2-oxoisovalerate dehydrogenase subunit alpha 1, mitochondrial isoform X2, which translates to MGFLKILFSNSRPIHKIGQFHASHITFFGFSSARLLSFRRFESTNILKQQSTKLAENDDDCFLQVMDFPGGKVPITTQMKFIAESSEKRLPCYRVLDDDGYPIPGAIFEEASKELAVKMYSSMVTLQTMDTIFYEAQRQGRLSFYLTTAGEEAINIASAAALTLDDFVLPQYREVGVILWRGYPLQQVANQLFGNKFDFGKGRQMPCHHGSNELNYLTVSSPIATQIPQAAGIAYSLKMDGKEACAITYFGDGSTSEGDFHAALNFAAVLDAPVVFICRNNGWAISTPINQQFRSDGIASKGQSYGIRSIRVDGNDALATYSAIRAAREMAIKEQKPILVEAMTYRVAHHSTSDDSTKYRPVEEIEHWKTAKSPISRFRKYLQINGWWSDENESELRGDIRKQVLQAIQAAEKVQKPSLTDLFTDVYDKMPSNLQEQVKFVKDAVKRSPKEYPSDVPI; encoded by the exons ATGGGATTCCTCAAAATCCTCTTCTCCAATTCTAGGCCAATCCATAAAATTGGCCAATTCCATGCCTCCCATATTACATTCTTTGGTTTTTCATCAGCAAGACTTTTATCATTTCGCCGGTTTGAGTCAACCAACATACTCAAACAACAATCTACCAAGTTAGCAGAAAACGATGATGATTGTTTTCTCCAG GTGATGGATTTCCCTGGAGGAAAAGTTCCAATAACTACTCAAATGAAATTTATTGCAGAGTCATCTGAAAAGAGGTTGCCTTGTTATAGAGTTCTTGATGATGATGGATATCCAATTCCAGGCGCAATCTTTGAGGAG GCGAGCAAAGAATTGGCAGTAAAGATGTATAGTTCAATGGTGACACTTCAAACTATGGATACCATTTTTTATGAAGCACAAAGGCAGGGGAGGTTGTCCTTTTATCTCACAACTGCTGGAGAAGAAGCTATCAATATAGCATCTGCTGCTGCTCTCACCCTAGACGACTTCGTGTTGCCTCAG TACAGAGAAGTAGGGGTTATATTATGGCGCGGCTACCCCCTGCAACAGGTTGCCAATCAATTGTTTGGAAAcaaatttgattttggaaaagGAAGGCAAATGCCATGCCATCACGGTTCAAATGAGCTCAATTACTTAACTGTTTCTTCACCGATAGC AACACAGATACCTCAGGCTGCGGGCATTGCTTATTCTCTGAAAATGGATGGAAAGGAGGCTTGCGCCATCACTTATTTTGGAGATGGTAGCACCAGTGAG GGAGACTTCCATGCTGCTTTAAACTTTGCAGCAGTATTGGATGCTCCGGTTGTCTTTATATGCCGCAACAATGGATGGGCCATTAGCACTCCTATAAACCAACAATTTCGAA GTGATGGGATCGCATCTAAAGGACAATCATATGGTATTAGAAGCATCCGTGTAGATGGCAATGATGCCTTGGCAACTTATAGTGCTATTCGTGCAGCTCGTGAAATGGCAATTAAGGAACAAAAGCCAATTTTAGTAGAG GCCATGACTTATAGAGTAGCTCACCATTCAACTTCTGATGATTCAACCAAGTATCGACCCGTGGAGGAAATAGAACACTGGAAAACAGCAAAAAGCCCAATATCAAGATTCAGAAAATACCTTCAAATAAATGGCTGGTGGAGTGATGAAAATGAATCCGAACTTCGTGGAGACATCAGAAAACAG GTGTTGCAAGCAATTCAAGCAGCCGAAAAAGTGCAGAAACCTTCATTGACAGATTTGTTTACAGATGTTTATGACAAAATGCCATCAAATCTTCAAGAGCAAGTGAAATTTGTTAAGGATGCTGTAAAAAGATCCCCAAAAGAATATCCTTCTGATGTTCCTATATAG
- the LOC124898007 gene encoding zinc finger BED domain-containing protein RICESLEEPER 2-like — translation MANEISKCLRDWGIDKIFTITVDNASSNDVTVKELAKIFTKRGTNFMNGQHLHVRCMAHIINLIVQDGLKMTGVSIEKVRKAVKYIRQSPARCKRFQEYCEDVDINSKKSLCLDVSTRWNSTYLMLNRAVECENGLMSYVYRDIGLSHYLRFIEDEEGTIVCAFSSDDWDHLILSGDYGDDLLGKIASNMKKKFDKYWGSPKKMNKMIFISCVLNPRHKFVSVGFALQMISLPSSSGSTVQSIGSLGSFMDDLMKHKAGNTTTVKIELQKYLDEANEGETNNFNVLFWWKIHSSRFPIFAEMARDVLSFPISSVASECTFSTGGRILDSFRSSLTPKLVQTLVCLQDWIRSESQPNWLILAFLMIDVELRFFFFALESGHLWTGKPPILSFVGLSSGLLFNYCKSL, via the exons ATGGCTAATGAGATTAGTAAGTGTTTACGTGATTGGGGCATCGATAAAATTTTTACCATCACAGTTGATAATGCTAGTTCGAACGACGTGACTGTGAAAGAGTTAGCTAAGATATTTACTAAACGGGGAACCAATTTCATGAATGGACAACACCTTCATGTAAGGTGTATGGCTCACATTATTAATCTCATTGTCCAAGATGGTTTGAAAATGACTGGCGTGTCCATTGAAAAGGTTAGAAAAGCGGTGAAATACATAAGGCAGTCCCCTGCAAGGTGTAAGAGGTTCCAAGAATATTGTGAAGATGTTGATATCAATAGTAAAAAATCGTTATGTTTGGATGTTTCTACGAGGTGGAACTCTACATATTTGATGTTGAATAGGGCAGTTGAGTGTGAAAATGGGTTGATGAGTTATGTTTATCGTGACATTGGCTTATCACATTACCTTCGATTTATTGAGGATGAAGAGGGAACTATTGTCTGTGCATTTTCAAGTGATGATTGGGACCAT TTGATATTGAGTGGCGATTATGGTGATGATCTTTTGGGTAAAATTGCATCgaatatgaaaaaaaagtttGATAAGTATTGGGGTAGTccaaagaaaatgaataagatgatttttatttcatgtgTTCTGAATCCTCGGCACAAGTTTGTTTCGGTTGGTTTTGCTCTTCAAATGAT TTCACTGCCTTCGAGTTCAGGTAGTACTGTTCAATCGATAGGGTCTTTAGGGTCATTCATGGATGATCTAATGAAACATAAAGCTGGAAATACAACAACGGTTAAAATAGAATTGCAAAAGTATCTTGATGAAGCAAATGAAGGTGAAACCAATAACTTCAACGTCTTGTTTTGGTGGAAAATACATTCATCCAGATTTCCTATTTTTGCTGAGATGGCTCGGGATGTGTTATCTTTTCCCATTTCAAGCGTGGCATCTGAGTGTACATTTAGTACCGGTGGACGTATCTTGGATTCATTTAGGAGTTCATTAACTCCTAAATTGGTGCAAACTCTAGTGTGCCTTCAAGATTGGATTCGGAGTGAATCACAACCT AATTGGCTAATACTAgcattcttgatgattgacgtgGAGTTGAGATTCTTCTTTTTTGCACTTGAATCTGGGCATCTG TGGACTGGTAAGCCACCTATTCTATCATTTGTTGGATTGTCTAGTGGACTGCTCTTCAATTACTGTAAATCATTATAG